From the Pseudoalteromonas ulvae UL12 genome, the window CAACATAAGCCTAATCAATTATCTGGCGGGCAGCAGCAACGTATTGCCATTGCTCGGGCATTGGCTGGTAGCCCTAGTATTTTATTAGTGGATGAGCCAACTGGTAACCTTGATTCAAAAAATGGCGATGCGGTGATGGATTTGCTCGATGCGCTGAATCAAAAAGGCACCACAATTTGTATGGTAACCCACGATTTACGTTACGCAGGGCGAGCGACCACACAGCTTAAGTTGTTAGATGGCGAAATTATCGGCCACACCACCGCTCGCGCTACTCGCCCAGTCGCTGAGGCGGTGTAACATGATCAATTTAGTTAAACTGAAAAGCCAATGTCGCCTTGCATGGGCGATGTTAAAAAGTGCGCCGGGATTTGTCGCTGCTGTGGTTGCGACTTTATCTCTTACGTTGGCCTGTTTATTTGTCGTGCTCAGTTTAGTGAACAGCTATTTTTTAAAACCTTTAGATGTGTTTGATGAAACACGCATGCTGGTTGTAGAGCAGCAAACGACTTACCAAGATAACAGCTCATCGGGCTTTCAAAGTTATCAATCTATTGTGCACTGGCTCAAGCATAGCCAAAGTTTTGAGCGGGCATTTATGATTAATGCTGCAGAGCAAGTGTTTGATAACCTGGAAGGGCAACCAAAAGAAGATGTGCTTTATGTAGGAGCTGAGTACTTCTCGTTGCTCAACACGCCATTTGTTTTAGGGCAAGGGTTTGCCTTAGCTGAGAACTTTGAAGAGCTTGATAACAGCGTCGTAATTTCTGAGCGTTTTTGGCAGACGCACTTTAATCGTGATCCGGATGTGTTAGGGCAAACGTTGCATGTGGCAGGGGGAATTGGCGGATCAAGTCATACCATTGTTGGTGTGGTTGCGGAGCAATTTAGTCCTTCGTATATGATTGCTTCAGGCTCGGTTGAAGTGTGGTTTCCAACCAGTGCGGATGCTCGTTTTTTCCATAATGAGGATTGGCAAAGCCCATGGACAAATACATTTCGTAACCTGAAGTTAATTGGTGTGTTAAAACCCGGCGTGAACGAAACGCAGGTGCGCGAAGAGTTAAAAAGTCAAATTGATACCATCAAACCCGAATGGCTCAACAATGGCGGTATTAGTGATATTCAGCCTGTGACGACCCTTTATCGTGAAGCTGAGCTTGGCAACAATGATGAGCTGAGCTTAATGATGCTGGCGGGGGCCTTGGGGTTGTTGACGATTGCGGTGTTGAATGTCAGTACCTTGTTTTTTTCGCGGGCGTTAGCGCAACACAAAACCTTGGCGTTACAAGCGGTGCTTGGGGCAAAGCGTCAAACATTATTCCAGAGCTTATTTCTACAATCGTTAATGTTAATGGTGATTTCTATAGGTGTCGCACTGTTTGTATCAGTGTGGGGGATTCGGCTATTTAAAGTCCTTGCTCAAGGGCGCTTACCTTTGGTTAATAGCCTTGCCGTGGATGGTAACTTGGTGATGATAGCCATAGGTTTATGTTTATTGCTTGCTTATGTTTTTGCCCTAATCACTGCACGTTTAGTGAATTACCAAGCGCTGAATAGTCAAATGCAACGTAGTGGTAAAGGTGGGGTGTCACAAGTGTCTGGCCGCACAGTGAAGGTGTTAATCGCAAGCCAGATGTGCGTTGCGGCAATATTAGTTAGTTTTTCAATGATGGTGCTTGGCAAGTCGATTGAGACAATTAATCGTCCATTGGGCAGTAAGACGGACAATTTATATTTTGCTCAGCTATTTCAAGCTAATAACCAAGCGACTCTCGCTGAGCGCTATGACAACATCAAGCATTATCAAAGTGTGTTGCAAAATAGCCCAGGAATTAAACGTGTTGCACTGGGGCAAAGTCCTGTTACCGCTAGACAAAACGCAAATACAATTACAGATATGGAAGGGAACAGTTCGATTTTTTTCCCTAGTCAGTGGGTTGGGCCAGATTACTTTGATTTAGTTGGCAGTAACATTCTTGCTGGTCGTACGTTCAGTGAGCAGGCGATTCGGGGCGAAGTGAATGAACTGTTGGTGTCGGTCAGCGTGGCAAAGTGGCTGCAGCCAGATCTCGAATATCACCATATTATTGGCAAAAATTACAAAGGGTTAGAAGAAAAGGTTTTTGAAATTGTTGGCGTAACTGACGATTTTAATCATCCTAAATTTCATGATGAGTCATTTGGGCGTCATATTTGGTGGCCGTCGCAACCTTGGAGTTATATGTTTGTTATTGAAACAGATGACAATGTTCAATTAACGGGTAAGCAAGTACTGAGTCTGCTTTTTGAGGCTAATAGCCATTTAACGTTATGGCAATTTAGAGACTTAGCGCAAGAGTATGACAATTTATTGTATATGAGTCATTTGACGGTTGCGCTATGTGGTACTTTGGCGGTGTTTACCTTGTTGCTCGCTGCTATCGGTATTTTTGGCGTACTGAGTTATAACTTGGGATTACGTCGTTATGAGTTTGGTATTCGCATGGCGTTAGGCGCTAAAAAAAGTCGCTTAATCAGATTAATGAGTAAAGAAGCGGTCGTGCCGGTATTGCTGGGTTTTAGTGTGGCGATTGTGATGGTGTTAAGTGGTTATTATGCCTATAAGGCTCAGTTAAGTCATTGGTTGTTAATGGAGTGGAAAGTACAGATGACAGCTTGGTTGATCACTTTAACTATTGCATTGATTGCTTGTTTTAGGCCACTGTTGATATTAATTAAAGCTAAACCGATGGCGTCGCTGCGCAGTGAATAAACGGTTTTTAGCGCTCTTTAACCATAAAACAACACGCATTGCGTGTTGTTTTATATAGAAAAAGAATAATAAATGGACACTATTTTAATTATTGATGATCAGGCTGATGTACGAATGTCAGCAACCATCGCGCTCAATCAAATGGGTTACCATTGCATCGAAGCACAAGGCCCAGATGAAGCCTTTGAAATGTTGGCACGTACGGGTGTCAGTCTTATTTTGCTCGATATGAATTTTAAGCTTGATACCACCTCTGGTGAAGAAGGATTGCGTTTTCTTCAGCAATTAAAAACGCAGCAATATGATATTCCGGTCGTAGTTATGACGGCATGGGCGAGTGTCGATGTGGCGGTGCAAGCAATGCAGTTGGGTGCGGTTGATTTTATAGAAAAACCCTGGAATAACATGCGGTTGATTTCTATTGTTGAACAACAGCTGAAACAACAACAGATCACCCACGACAATGCTTGTTTAAAAGCCTTGCAGTCAGATGTATCAGAGGAATATATTGCCCAATCTGAGCAAATGATTCACTTACTAGCGCAAGCACGCCGTGCAGCTAAAACAGATGCCAGTATTTTAATTACAGGCGAAAATGGCACTGGAAAAAGCTTGCTTGCTCATTATATTCACCAGCACTCGGCTCGTCATGCACAGCGCTTTGTGAGTATCAATATTGGCGCTATTGCCCCTTCGTTATTTGAAAGTGAATTATTTGGTCATAAAAAAGGGGCCTTTACGGATGCTAAGGAGGATCGTCTCGGGCGGTTTGAAATCGCTGACGGTGGTACATTATTTTTAGATGAAATTGCTACGCTTCCTCTTGAGCTACAAAGTAAAATGTTGCGAGTACTCGAAAGTCGCGAGTTTGAAGTGCTAGGCTCGAGCAAAACTCAACAAGCCGATGTCAGAATTATCGCTGCAACCAATGCGGAGCTTGCAAACTCTATTGAGCAAGGTGAGTTTCGTCGAGATTTGTTTTTTCGCCTCAATACAATTGAGCTTCATATTGCGCCTCTTCGTGAGCGACCTGAGGATATTGAAGCGCTCAGCCGACATTTATTGCACCAACACAGTAAAAAATATCAACGTCATGGCATGTCTTTTTCGCCATCAGCACAGCAAAGCTTAACGTATTACAGTTGGCCGGGAAATGTGCGAGAGTTAAGCCATTGTATTGAGCGTGCAGTGATTATGTCAGAACACAGTGTGATAACCGAGAGTGATTTATCGCTGCAACACATTGAGGCGACACCTTCGTCTGCACTCCCTCTGTTACCACTTGATGAATTAGAAAAACAGATGATCCTCAAAGCCATGGCTGAATTTAATGGCAATGTGATTGCGGCGGGAGAGTTTTTAGGGCTCAGTAAATCGGCTATTTATCGGCGCATCGAAAAGTTTGGGATAGATCTCAAAGGCAGGGAGAGTTAAATGGCACGGTTCCACTCTTTTGAGCGGTATCTGATCATAGCTGGTCTAGCTGTGTTCTTCGTATTGGTCATTATGGGAAGCCTGTTGGCTTATTCATGGACATTTGATTGGTTTACCAGTGTGACATTATTAATGCCTTTTTTCATCGTAGTCGTCTGGGCATTGCTGCGCTGTTATCAGCGGATTGTCGATTTAATTGAGCGCATCGGTTTGCAGCTAGATGGCCTGCAATACCAAGAAACCAATAGTTGGCATTTGGCGCAATATACAAGTGGTCGAGTGGCCAGTTTAAAAGCGGATTTCAATCAAGTAGCACAAACGATAGTCGACAAAAAACGTGAGCATAGTCAAACAGAAGCGTTTGTTTTTGAATTTGTCACTATGCTTGATCTGCCAATTGTAATTATTGACCCATACCAGCATGTTTATTTTACCAATCAGGCTTGTTTAAAGACACTAAAATTAACTCAGATTGAAGGGGTAGATGTCAAAACATTGGGCCTTTATCAAGACAATACCGAATGGAAATTTGCTGAGCGAGCCTCTAAAACGGGTCGGTATCAAATATCGAATCATTCATTTTGGCGCGCTGGTCGAAGTTACGAATTGCTGGCTTTTTTCTCGATAGAAGAGCAATTACGGGTAAATGAACAGCAGGTTTGGCAACGGCTGATCCGAGTGATTAATCATGAAGTCCGCAACTCTTTAACCCCTATTTGCTCGATGAGCCAGTCTTTATTGCAAATGAAAGCCAAGGGACAGCTCGGTGAAAAGGACGATTTAGCTTGCGATATGCTACAAGTGATTGAAAAAAGAGCCTTAAATTTGCTTGATTTTGTGGCCAGTTACAGTGCTTTTTCACAAGTGGGCACAGCGCAGCCTAAACAAGTAAGTAGTGAGTTGATTAACCAGCGTTTGAAAGCGATTTACCCAGACTTAGACATTAGTTGTCACGCTACGGTCTATTTTTCGGTCGATATCGGGCAGTTAGAGCAAGCACTTATTAATCTGATCAAAAATGCTTATGAGGCAGGTGGTCAAACAGTACCGCAGTTGAAATGGTCGCTAAGTGCGAACACGATTGAGGTTGATATTATCGACCAAGGCATCGGCATTCAAAATCCTGACAACTTATTTGTGCCTTTTTATACCACTAAGCAACAAGGAGCCGGTATTGGTTTAGTGATCAGCCGAGAGTTGATCCGTAATCAAGGCGGGCACTTAGTGGTTGCAGCTAACTCCGATGGATTAGGTACCCGCGTGAATGTGCGCTTGCCTCAAAGTCGAGGCCTATAAACGGGTTCTCTGTATAAAGTGCTAACTCTGTCTATACTCTGATGATGTTCGCTTGAGAAATTGTTATGAATAGCGCCAAGGTGATATCTGTTTGTTTTATGTTGTACGCCATTAGTTGGATCTCAGGCGTGTTTGCGGGTGCAACGCCCGCAAAGAAAGCGCCACCGACTGTGATAATCGCGATGAATGAATGGGCCAGCCAACGAGTGCTCTCTAAAGCGATAGGATTGATGATTAGTGGTATGGGAGAGCAAGTCGAGTACCAAGATATTTCTGTCGCGCATCAATGGGGAGCGTTACGACAAGGGTTTGTTCATATTCAAGTTGAGGTATGGCAAAGCTCAGTCACTGACGTTTTGGTAAAAGCGCTTGCTGATAAATGGTTTGATGACTTAGGGCTTCATAATGCAAAGGGCCGAGAGGACTGGTGGTTTCCAGCTTATGTGTTGAAATTGTGCCCAGAT encodes:
- a CDS encoding sensor histidine kinase, which translates into the protein MARFHSFERYLIIAGLAVFFVLVIMGSLLAYSWTFDWFTSVTLLMPFFIVVVWALLRCYQRIVDLIERIGLQLDGLQYQETNSWHLAQYTSGRVASLKADFNQVAQTIVDKKREHSQTEAFVFEFVTMLDLPIVIIDPYQHVYFTNQACLKTLKLTQIEGVDVKTLGLYQDNTEWKFAERASKTGRYQISNHSFWRAGRSYELLAFFSIEEQLRVNEQQVWQRLIRVINHEVRNSLTPICSMSQSLLQMKAKGQLGEKDDLACDMLQVIEKRALNLLDFVASYSAFSQVGTAQPKQVSSELINQRLKAIYPDLDISCHATVYFSVDIGQLEQALINLIKNAYEAGGQTVPQLKWSLSANTIEVDIIDQGIGIQNPDNLFVPFYTTKQQGAGIGLVISRELIRNQGGHLVVAANSDGLGTRVNVRLPQSRGL
- a CDS encoding sigma-54-dependent transcriptional regulator → MDTILIIDDQADVRMSATIALNQMGYHCIEAQGPDEAFEMLARTGVSLILLDMNFKLDTTSGEEGLRFLQQLKTQQYDIPVVVMTAWASVDVAVQAMQLGAVDFIEKPWNNMRLISIVEQQLKQQQITHDNACLKALQSDVSEEYIAQSEQMIHLLAQARRAAKTDASILITGENGTGKSLLAHYIHQHSARHAQRFVSINIGAIAPSLFESELFGHKKGAFTDAKEDRLGRFEIADGGTLFLDEIATLPLELQSKMLRVLESREFEVLGSSKTQQADVRIIAATNAELANSIEQGEFRRDLFFRLNTIELHIAPLRERPEDIEALSRHLLHQHSKKYQRHGMSFSPSAQQSLTYYSWPGNVRELSHCIERAVIMSEHSVITESDLSLQHIEATPSSALPLLPLDELEKQMILKAMAEFNGNVIAAGEFLGLSKSAIYRRIEKFGIDLKGRES
- a CDS encoding ABC transporter permease is translated as MINLVKLKSQCRLAWAMLKSAPGFVAAVVATLSLTLACLFVVLSLVNSYFLKPLDVFDETRMLVVEQQTTYQDNSSSGFQSYQSIVHWLKHSQSFERAFMINAAEQVFDNLEGQPKEDVLYVGAEYFSLLNTPFVLGQGFALAENFEELDNSVVISERFWQTHFNRDPDVLGQTLHVAGGIGGSSHTIVGVVAEQFSPSYMIASGSVEVWFPTSADARFFHNEDWQSPWTNTFRNLKLIGVLKPGVNETQVREELKSQIDTIKPEWLNNGGISDIQPVTTLYREAELGNNDELSLMMLAGALGLLTIAVLNVSTLFFSRALAQHKTLALQAVLGAKRQTLFQSLFLQSLMLMVISIGVALFVSVWGIRLFKVLAQGRLPLVNSLAVDGNLVMIAIGLCLLLAYVFALITARLVNYQALNSQMQRSGKGGVSQVSGRTVKVLIASQMCVAAILVSFSMMVLGKSIETINRPLGSKTDNLYFAQLFQANNQATLAERYDNIKHYQSVLQNSPGIKRVALGQSPVTARQNANTITDMEGNSSIFFPSQWVGPDYFDLVGSNILAGRTFSEQAIRGEVNELLVSVSVAKWLQPDLEYHHIIGKNYKGLEEKVFEIVGVTDDFNHPKFHDESFGRHIWWPSQPWSYMFVIETDDNVQLTGKQVLSLLFEANSHLTLWQFRDLAQEYDNLLYMSHLTVALCGTLAVFTLLLAAIGIFGVLSYNLGLRRYEFGIRMALGAKKSRLIRLMSKEAVVPVLLGFSVAIVMVLSGYYAYKAQLSHWLLMEWKVQMTAWLITLTIALIACFRPLLILIKAKPMASLRSE